A window of Hirundo rustica isolate bHirRus1 chromosome 27, bHirRus1.pri.v3, whole genome shotgun sequence contains these coding sequences:
- the LOC120763591 gene encoding myosin light chain kinase, smooth muscle-like isoform X1, with the protein MSQAGGAEEAFEHRDVVINSQDKVSDVYTQLEKLGEGKFGTVYRLQEKATGKIRAGKYFRTRTAKEKEAARAEVELMNLLHHPRLVQCLDAFQGPAQLVMVMEYVAGGELFERIVDDDFEHTEPSSAQYVRQILEGLQFMHGQAIVHLDLKPENIVCVSPGSHWIKIIDFGLARKLAPDTPVKVLHGTPEFMAPEVVAFEPVSFSTDMWSVGVICYILLSGESPFQGDTDMETLSNVTAAQWGFEEETFSEISQQAKDFIGQLLQKEPRRRLPSAAALLHPWLRQPQPSSPKALPKERMRQFLARRKWQVWTAAWRRNSPPGLCPNEVPTPQSCWQTGRRRRRTMVGALQPQGSDSVAPSPHPGPPRDGDGAHSSSSHSDLASLGQSQTPCGGALGSHGAPSTNKGLTLSALPVLLLFPPNSLSRSRRKELLKLCSPFRIWDQPCPLQECCCQPWAQQPWVFLAPKSIPSLSRCWHRVLSSQEPG; encoded by the exons ATGTCCCAGGCAGGAG gagctgaggaggcCTTTGAACACCGTGACGTGGTCATCAACAGCCAGGACAAGGTTTCAGATGTGTACACACAGCTGGAGAAGCTGGGGGA ggGGAAATTTGGGACAGTCTacaggctgcaggagaaggcCACCGGCAAAATCCGGGCTGGGAAATATTTCCGGACGCGCACAGCGAAGGAGAAGGAGGCGGCTCGGGCCGAGGTGGAGCTGATGAACCTCCTGCACCACCCACGCCTCGTGCAGTGCCTCGATGCCTTCCAGGGCCCCGCCCAGCTGGTGATGGTGATGGAGTA CGTGGCAGGTGGGGAGCTCTTTGAGCGCATCGTGGACGACGACTTCGAGCACACGGAGCCCAGCAGCGCCCAGTACGTGCGGCAGATCCTGGAGGGGCTGCAGTTCATGCACGGCCAGGCCATCGTCCACCTCGACCTCAAACCCGAGAACATCGTCTGCGTCAGCCCCGGCAGCCACTGGATCAAGATCATCGACTTTGGCTTGGCACGGAAGCTGG ctccagacACCCCCGTGAAGGTGCTGCACGGCACCCCCGAATTCATGGCCCCAGAAGTGGTCGCCTTTGAGCCCGTGAGCTTCTCCACGGACATGTGGAGCGTTGGTGTCATCTGCTACATCCT GCTGAGCGGGGAGTCGCCCTTCCAGGGGGACACCGACATGGAGACACTGAGCAACGTCACCGCTGCCCAGTGGGGCTTTGAGGAGGAGACCTTCTCGGAGATCTCCCAGCAAGCCAAGGACTTCATCggccagctgctgcagaaggagcCCCG ccgGCGGCTCCCCAGTGCAGCGGCTCTGCTGCACCCCTGGCTgcggcagccccagcccagcagccccaaGGCGCTGCCCAAGGAGAGGATGCGGCAGTTCCTGGCACGTCGGAAGTGGCAG GTCTGGactgcagcctggaggaggaacagccctccagggctctgccccaaCGAGGTCCCAAcccctcagagctgctggcagaccgggaggaggaggaggaggacgatgGTGGGAGCACTGCAGCCTCAGGGCAGTGACAGCGTGGCCCCGTCCCCCCATCCTGGACCACCTCGGGATGGGGATGGTgcccactccagcagctcccacagtgACCTGGCCAGCCTGGGGCAGAGCCAGACCCCCTGtgggggagctctgggctcccaTGGTGCTCCCTCCACCAATAAAGGACTGACACTCTCTGcactccctgtgctgctcctgtttccccCAAACTCACTGAGTAGGAGCCGTAGGAAAGAGCTGCTCAAGCTGTGCTCACCCTTTAGGATCTGGGATCAGCCTTGTCCTCTCCAggagtgctgctgccagccctgggcacagcagccaTGGGTATTCCTTGCTCCGAAGAGCATTCCCTCCTTATCAAGGTGTTGGCATCGTGTCCTGAGCTCACAGGAGCCAGGATGA
- the LOC120763591 gene encoding myosin light chain kinase, smooth muscle-like isoform X2 produces MSQAGGAEEAFEHRDVVINSQDKVSDVYTQLEKLGEGKFGTVYRLQEKATGKIRAGKYFRTRTAKEKEAARAEVELMNLLHHPRLVQCLDAFQGPAQLVMVMEYVAGGELFERIVDDDFEHTEPSSAQYVRQILEGLQFMHGQAIVHLDLKPENIVCVSPGSHWIKIIDFGLARKLAPDTPVKVLHGTPEFMAPEVVAFEPVSFSTDMWSVGVICYILLSGESPFQGDTDMETLSNVTAAQWGFEEETFSEISQQAKDFIGQLLQKEPRRRLPSAAALLHPWLRQPQPSSPKALPKERMRQFLARRKWQKTGKALLALQRLTLLSQSLEGKAAEAQDEEGLDCSLEEEQPSRALPQRGPNPSELLADREEEEEDDGGSTAASGQ; encoded by the exons ATGTCCCAGGCAGGAG gagctgaggaggcCTTTGAACACCGTGACGTGGTCATCAACAGCCAGGACAAGGTTTCAGATGTGTACACACAGCTGGAGAAGCTGGGGGA ggGGAAATTTGGGACAGTCTacaggctgcaggagaaggcCACCGGCAAAATCCGGGCTGGGAAATATTTCCGGACGCGCACAGCGAAGGAGAAGGAGGCGGCTCGGGCCGAGGTGGAGCTGATGAACCTCCTGCACCACCCACGCCTCGTGCAGTGCCTCGATGCCTTCCAGGGCCCCGCCCAGCTGGTGATGGTGATGGAGTA CGTGGCAGGTGGGGAGCTCTTTGAGCGCATCGTGGACGACGACTTCGAGCACACGGAGCCCAGCAGCGCCCAGTACGTGCGGCAGATCCTGGAGGGGCTGCAGTTCATGCACGGCCAGGCCATCGTCCACCTCGACCTCAAACCCGAGAACATCGTCTGCGTCAGCCCCGGCAGCCACTGGATCAAGATCATCGACTTTGGCTTGGCACGGAAGCTGG ctccagacACCCCCGTGAAGGTGCTGCACGGCACCCCCGAATTCATGGCCCCAGAAGTGGTCGCCTTTGAGCCCGTGAGCTTCTCCACGGACATGTGGAGCGTTGGTGTCATCTGCTACATCCT GCTGAGCGGGGAGTCGCCCTTCCAGGGGGACACCGACATGGAGACACTGAGCAACGTCACCGCTGCCCAGTGGGGCTTTGAGGAGGAGACCTTCTCGGAGATCTCCCAGCAAGCCAAGGACTTCATCggccagctgctgcagaaggagcCCCG ccgGCGGCTCCCCAGTGCAGCGGCTCTGCTGCACCCCTGGCTgcggcagccccagcccagcagccccaaGGCGCTGCCCAAGGAGAGGATGCGGCAGTTCCTGGCACGTCGGAAGTGGCAG aaaacagggaaagccCTGCTGGCTCTCCAGAGACTGACCCTGCTGTCCCAGAGCCtggaggggaaggcagcagaggcTCAGGATGAGGAAG GTCTGGactgcagcctggaggaggaacagccctccagggctctgccccaaCGAGGTCCCAAcccctcagagctgctggcagaccgggaggaggaggaggaggacgatgGTGGGAGCACTGCAGCCTCAGGGCAGTGA